One window of Nocardia sp. NBC_00508 genomic DNA carries:
- a CDS encoding beta-ketoacyl [acyl carrier protein] synthase domain-containing protein yields the protein MRNEPIAIVAMAGLYPGARDIEALWQLLVAAEPATAPPGLDDLDIDIAAFRIPPVQRGSMSRMQILMVEAAGQCLADAGYPDRPLPSERTDVVVGTCFGLDRQYKNALRIESARYARELERAAAADHDDRVRRVAGRFTGEFRTRLAHRLGASRHDRVGEMASTIPARIAATFQLLGRTIALESADATSFVALDTAMTNLRAGASDAVLVVTGQRREGSLIEEALAAKGLTTSQDGSFTLSDGVGALLLKRQSTAVADGDRIYASILECVLRHEPHRGAFRYSTTADERYLLAQQCHLASSVDPAAVRYVENVGPGIAAVGAADVKGLGQLLGDAAPASVVFGSAIDRLGHTFANAGLAGVTKAALALYHRTMPPQRAGLADSPGAQFRIASSRESWPAEPESGSRYAAVCGSALGGTLSYLLLEGHPAPRFVTAARSRPAMSAEPIAIVGFGGAFAGSADAASFWANSRSGRGGIGPVPGTVLDRDLYFAPGEITLTHSYSEIGAAMRIPDRPPAALRIPPRRYAAMDPAHRIALSVAGETLTRYGRTAALRDRTGVVAIGSTLCLATERRRAGERSFHELESATADVEAFADLPAAARARILERARRGYAPGAEPLVPADLDGWLASGVAGVIASEYQLRAVPVAVEAACASALAALDLSVSALRTGRVDFALAGGVELACTPRDLVLCSALGLLSHTRITPFDSEADGFSPGDGCALFLLKRHSDAQRDGDEIFGLIRGVGAANDAKSLIAPSVDGQIRAMRAAFAQVDYEPAAVDYLEAHGTGTRVGDRVEIAATAAVYAAPQRARPLVIGSVKALIGHTFAAAGGAGLLHALQAVRAGVFPHNTHLTTINPDLPLHDIPAVLPRASSPWQAESGRPRRAGVSSFGTGGINYHLLLQEDGQD from the coding sequence ATGCGGAACGAGCCCATAGCGATTGTCGCAATGGCGGGCCTCTACCCAGGGGCCCGTGACATAGAGGCGCTCTGGCAGCTGCTCGTCGCCGCCGAACCGGCCACAGCGCCTCCGGGTTTGGACGACCTGGACATCGACATCGCCGCATTCCGTATCCCGCCGGTCCAGCGCGGCTCGATGAGCAGGATGCAAATACTCATGGTGGAGGCCGCTGGGCAGTGCCTCGCCGATGCCGGATATCCGGACCGTCCGCTGCCGAGCGAACGCACTGATGTCGTGGTGGGCACATGTTTCGGGCTCGACCGCCAGTACAAGAACGCGCTGCGAATCGAAAGCGCCCGCTACGCCCGGGAACTCGAGCGGGCAGCGGCGGCCGACCACGACGATCGGGTCCGCCGCGTCGCCGGTCGGTTCACCGGCGAGTTCCGCACCCGCCTCGCACATCGCCTCGGCGCCTCGCGCCACGATCGGGTCGGCGAGATGGCGAGCACGATCCCGGCGCGCATCGCGGCGACCTTCCAGCTGCTCGGCCGCACGATCGCACTGGAATCCGCCGACGCGACCTCGTTCGTGGCACTGGACACCGCGATGACCAACCTGCGCGCGGGCGCCTCCGACGCGGTGCTGGTGGTGACGGGTCAGCGCAGGGAAGGCTCGCTGATCGAAGAAGCCCTGGCCGCAAAGGGTCTCACTACGAGCCAGGATGGGAGCTTCACGCTGTCCGACGGGGTCGGCGCGCTGCTGCTCAAACGGCAATCGACCGCCGTCGCCGATGGCGACCGCATCTACGCCTCGATTCTCGAGTGCGTCCTGCGCCATGAACCCCACCGTGGCGCCTTCCGATACTCGACGACGGCGGATGAGCGGTACCTGCTTGCCCAGCAGTGCCATCTGGCCAGCTCGGTGGACCCGGCGGCGGTGCGCTATGTCGAAAACGTAGGACCGGGGATCGCGGCCGTCGGGGCGGCCGACGTCAAGGGGTTGGGCCAGTTGCTCGGTGACGCCGCGCCGGCTTCGGTGGTTTTCGGTAGTGCCATCGATCGGCTTGGCCACACCTTCGCGAATGCGGGTCTTGCCGGTGTCACCAAAGCCGCGCTGGCGCTGTATCACCGCACAATGCCGCCTCAGCGCGCGGGGCTCGCCGACTCGCCGGGTGCGCAGTTCCGCATCGCTTCCAGCCGCGAAAGCTGGCCTGCCGAGCCGGAATCCGGGTCCAGGTACGCGGCCGTGTGTGGGTCCGCCTTGGGCGGCACGCTCAGCTATCTGCTGCTCGAAGGCCACCCCGCACCCAGATTCGTGACTGCTGCGCGCTCCCGCCCGGCAATGAGCGCCGAACCGATCGCGATCGTCGGGTTCGGCGGGGCCTTCGCCGGGTCCGCGGACGCGGCGAGCTTCTGGGCCAACAGCCGGTCCGGCCGCGGAGGAATCGGACCGGTACCCGGGACCGTGCTCGATCGCGACCTCTATTTCGCGCCCGGCGAAATCACGCTCACGCACAGCTATTCCGAGATCGGCGCGGCCATGCGGATACCGGATCGGCCACCGGCCGCGCTGCGCATCCCCCCGCGCCGCTACGCGGCGATGGACCCCGCACATCGCATCGCACTGTCGGTGGCCGGCGAGACGCTCACCCGGTACGGGCGGACGGCGGCGCTGCGCGATCGCACCGGTGTCGTGGCGATCGGGAGCACGCTGTGCCTGGCGACGGAGCGCAGGCGGGCCGGCGAGCGGTCGTTCCACGAACTGGAGTCCGCTACCGCCGATGTCGAGGCCTTCGCAGATCTGCCCGCAGCCGCTCGCGCCCGGATTCTCGAGCGGGCCCGCCGCGGCTACGCCCCTGGGGCGGAGCCGCTCGTGCCCGCGGACCTGGACGGCTGGCTCGCCAGCGGCGTGGCGGGTGTCATCGCGAGCGAGTACCAACTGCGCGCTGTCCCCGTGGCCGTCGAGGCCGCCTGTGCGTCGGCGCTGGCGGCGCTCGACCTTTCGGTCAGTGCCCTGCGGACGGGCCGCGTCGATTTCGCCCTCGCGGGGGGAGTCGAATTGGCCTGCACACCACGCGATCTGGTGCTCTGCTCGGCGCTCGGCCTGCTGTCGCATACCAGGATCACCCCGTTCGACAGCGAGGCCGACGGGTTCAGCCCCGGCGACGGCTGTGCGCTGTTCCTACTCAAACGCCACTCCGACGCACAGCGCGACGGTGACGAGATCTTCGGCCTGATCCGCGGCGTGGGCGCCGCCAACGACGCGAAATCGCTGATCGCGCCCTCCGTCGATGGCCAGATCAGAGCCATGCGGGCAGCTTTCGCGCAGGTGGACTACGAGCCCGCCGCAGTGGACTATCTCGAGGCACACGGAACTGGAACCCGCGTGGGGGATCGGGTCGAAATCGCCGCCACGGCCGCTGTTTACGCCGCACCGCAGCGTGCTCGCCCGCTGGTGATCGGCTCGGTGAAGGCATTGATCGGCCACACCTTCGCGGCAGCGGGCGGAGCCGGGTTGCTGCACGCGCTACAGGCCGTGCGCGCGGGCGTGTTTCCGCACAACACACACCTGACCACGATCAACCCCGATTTGCCATTGCACGACATCCCCGCGGTGCTGCCTCGGGCGTCGTCTCCGTGGCAGGCGGAATCGGGCAGGCCACGACGGGCGGGTGTGAGCTCCTTCGGCACCGGCGGCATCAACTATCACCTTCTCCTCCAAGAAGACGGGCAGGACTGA
- a CDS encoding PEP/pyruvate-binding domain-containing protein has translation MTATRQTAHDMIVVLGEPVAADPESLGGKGARLDEMTRAGLPVPPAFCLTTELFDRFRREIGLDAQALAGEPGAVRSRVLTAEIPADISDAILDAYAALGARRVAVRSSACREDSAAQSFAGQHDTVLNISSAAGVLDAVKACWASLWSDRAAVYRGAADAGSIAVVIQQMVQAEAAGVLFTRDPISGRTDRFVVDAVWGLGEGLVSGRVSADSFTVDPAGSRVTDQNVRYKVAMTVSVAPGIVELVKVPEELRGVACLSQEQLTGLAALAVLVRERYGAEQDIEWAVEGGALYLLQTRPITVAPPQPMRRSPYRDPQPEAVQQGTLWSRMDIGEIFTGVMTPLGISFAEYYQYNVHSDCVRATGVRDTGDITVQMGYLQGYVYLNISYTSYLLSQSLGTKDEKRIAARFASEDVDQAAYRNPFGSYRTGIPTAKSTAFWGKATVTELRDMRKRARRMVTARVREFDRARGLDLTALDRRALHTEMQRRLTFFHDMHVGYMPYFINAFTLYGALEMMCGTWLGAAGERLQNRLKTDMSNLRTVASAREVWELAQIVRQRPRVHRIMTSGSVADVVERLRADQVGRVFWKAHMEPFLRENGARAQQEMELTHPRWIDDLSYVVKMIRRYAEDGFCFDDAIESTTDPRADETDAAMRRLPRTKRRALKSVISLYEKCSSLREIARMSMITSVWLVREVVYEVGVRLAAAGVLRSLDEVAYLDFTDILRYLAGEDDPHEIFPRTAIDEARRTFQNYARLPAPPMSFVGEWDPGQAVRPTPDGVGLEGLGTSPGTAIGRARVVEDLAWQADELQVGEILVTRYTDSSWTPLFAIAGGIVTDIGSMLSHSAIVSREFRLPSVVNTKHATTVIKTGDLIMVDGDRGVVEIVEE, from the coding sequence ATGACTGCCACCCGCCAGACCGCGCATGACATGATCGTCGTACTCGGCGAACCGGTGGCCGCAGACCCGGAATCGCTGGGCGGCAAAGGAGCTCGCCTCGATGAAATGACGCGGGCCGGGCTGCCGGTGCCGCCGGCCTTTTGCCTCACCACCGAATTGTTCGATCGTTTCCGGCGCGAGATCGGCCTCGATGCCCAAGCCCTGGCGGGCGAGCCCGGCGCCGTCAGATCCCGGGTGCTGACCGCCGAGATTCCCGCGGATATCAGCGACGCCATCCTCGACGCCTATGCGGCACTCGGCGCGCGGCGGGTCGCGGTGCGGTCCTCGGCCTGCCGCGAGGATTCGGCCGCGCAGTCCTTCGCCGGACAACATGACACCGTGCTGAACATCTCCAGCGCCGCAGGGGTTCTCGATGCTGTCAAGGCGTGCTGGGCCTCGCTGTGGTCGGACCGGGCGGCCGTCTACCGCGGCGCCGCCGATGCCGGATCAATCGCCGTGGTGATCCAGCAGATGGTCCAGGCAGAGGCTGCCGGTGTGCTGTTCACCCGGGACCCGATCAGCGGGCGCACCGACCGCTTCGTGGTGGATGCGGTCTGGGGCCTCGGCGAGGGACTCGTTTCGGGACGGGTGAGCGCCGACTCGTTCACGGTGGATCCGGCCGGGTCACGCGTGACCGACCAGAACGTCCGCTATAAGGTCGCCATGACTGTGTCGGTGGCACCGGGCATCGTGGAGCTGGTCAAGGTGCCCGAGGAGCTGCGCGGCGTCGCTTGCCTGTCGCAGGAGCAACTGACCGGGCTCGCCGCACTGGCGGTGCTGGTGCGCGAGCGGTACGGCGCCGAGCAGGACATCGAATGGGCGGTAGAGGGCGGTGCGCTGTATCTGCTGCAGACCCGTCCCATCACTGTGGCGCCACCGCAGCCCATGCGCCGCAGCCCCTACCGGGATCCCCAGCCCGAAGCCGTGCAGCAGGGCACCCTGTGGTCGCGGATGGACATCGGTGAGATCTTCACCGGAGTCATGACACCGCTGGGCATTTCGTTCGCCGAGTACTACCAGTACAACGTGCACAGCGATTGTGTGCGGGCGACCGGTGTACGCGATACCGGCGACATCACCGTGCAGATGGGGTACCTCCAGGGTTATGTCTACCTGAACATCTCCTACACCAGCTACCTGCTCAGCCAGAGCCTCGGGACCAAGGACGAGAAGCGCATCGCCGCGCGCTTCGCTAGCGAGGACGTCGACCAGGCCGCCTACCGGAATCCCTTCGGCAGCTACCGGACCGGTATCCCCACCGCCAAATCGACGGCGTTCTGGGGAAAGGCGACCGTGACCGAGCTGCGAGATATGCGCAAGCGCGCCCGCCGGATGGTCACCGCGCGGGTGCGCGAGTTCGACCGGGCCCGCGGCCTCGACCTGACCGCGCTCGACCGCCGCGCCCTGCACACCGAAATGCAGCGCCGCCTGACGTTCTTCCATGATATGCATGTCGGCTACATGCCGTACTTCATCAACGCGTTCACGCTCTACGGCGCGCTCGAGATGATGTGCGGCACCTGGCTCGGCGCGGCGGGGGAGCGGTTGCAGAACCGCTTGAAGACAGACATGTCGAACCTGCGTACTGTCGCGTCCGCGCGCGAAGTCTGGGAGCTCGCCCAAATCGTGCGCCAGCGCCCAAGGGTGCATCGGATCATGACGTCCGGTTCCGTCGCGGACGTCGTCGAACGCCTGCGCGCCGACCAGGTGGGCCGGGTGTTCTGGAAGGCGCATATGGAGCCGTTCCTGCGGGAGAACGGCGCGCGGGCGCAGCAGGAGATGGAGCTCACCCATCCGCGCTGGATCGACGATCTGTCGTACGTGGTCAAGATGATTCGCCGCTACGCCGAGGATGGGTTCTGCTTCGACGACGCCATCGAATCCACCACCGACCCCCGCGCCGACGAGACGGACGCGGCCATGAGACGGCTGCCGCGGACCAAACGCCGCGCGCTGAAATCCGTGATCTCGCTATATGAGAAGTGCAGCTCCCTGCGCGAGATCGCCCGGATGTCGATGATCACGTCGGTGTGGCTGGTTCGCGAGGTCGTCTACGAGGTGGGCGTCCGGTTGGCCGCGGCGGGGGTGTTGCGCTCGCTCGACGAGGTCGCCTACCTCGACTTCACCGATATCCTGCGCTACCTGGCCGGCGAGGACGATCCGCATGAGATCTTCCCTCGCACAGCGATCGACGAGGCCCGCCGCACCTTTCAGAACTATGCCCGGTTGCCCGCGCCGCCAATGAGTTTCGTCGGCGAATGGGACCCCGGCCAGGCCGTGCGGCCTACCCCGGATGGTGTCGGCCTCGAAGGACTCGGCACCAGCCCCGGCACCGCCATCGGGCGCGCCCGCGTCGTGGAGGACCTGGCCTGGCAGGCCGACGAATTACAGGTCGGCGAGATCCTGGTGACGCGGTACACCGACTCCTCCTGGACCCCGCTGTTCGCCATCGCAGGCGGCATCGTCACCGATATCGGTTCGATGCTGTCGCACTCCGCGATCGTGTCGCGCGAATTCCGGCTGCCGTCGGTCGTCAACACCAAACATGCGACCACCGTGATCAAAACCGGCGACCTGATCATGGTCGACGGCGACCGCGGTGTGGTCGAAATCGTCGAGGAGTGA
- a CDS encoding SAM-dependent methyltransferase, whose protein sequence is MKFSTLTKANAAGSLPLLLSLARSFATPLYRASFLVAALDQGVLQQLAGGARDVGALADAVGIMGDRRLLRAWLDLGVRLGELGISDGRYRLASRRARALARPRNDAVAAALEELVRFHLPVLLNAPAMVRSGARLTMSDQDGSIIARSSRIVQPFLEESVESVLPRTGPVSLLEIGCGSGVYVRHAASLNPELTAVAIDYQAEVAAAAAANLAQWGLADRVEVRRADVREFSCSELFDIVTMHNNIYYFAADERTELLARVRSLLKPDGRLLLTSACKGGNLSTEVLGLWFEFADFGGPLPDSAELAQQFEDAGFVDVEVRRLIPGEQFCSFVGRNPSSSNTDAEERLS, encoded by the coding sequence ATGAAATTCTCCACGCTGACCAAAGCGAATGCCGCAGGCAGCCTGCCGCTGCTGTTGTCGCTGGCCAGGAGCTTTGCCACCCCGCTGTACAGAGCGAGCTTTCTGGTCGCGGCGCTGGACCAGGGTGTGCTGCAACAACTCGCCGGCGGAGCGCGCGATGTCGGCGCCCTCGCCGACGCCGTCGGAATCATGGGTGACCGTCGGCTGTTGCGCGCCTGGCTGGATCTGGGCGTGCGGCTCGGCGAGCTCGGGATTTCCGACGGTCGCTATCGGTTGGCGAGCCGCCGGGCCAGAGCGCTGGCCCGGCCCCGCAACGACGCGGTCGCCGCGGCGCTGGAAGAGCTGGTGCGCTTCCATCTTCCGGTCCTGCTGAACGCGCCCGCCATGGTGCGCAGCGGCGCCAGGCTGACGATGTCGGATCAGGACGGCTCGATCATCGCCCGTTCCAGCCGGATCGTCCAGCCGTTCCTCGAGGAATCGGTTGAAAGCGTGCTGCCCCGCACCGGCCCGGTAAGCCTGTTGGAAATCGGTTGTGGCAGTGGGGTGTACGTGCGCCACGCCGCATCGCTCAATCCCGAGCTGACCGCCGTCGCCATCGACTATCAGGCCGAGGTCGCCGCGGCGGCCGCCGCCAATCTGGCGCAGTGGGGATTGGCGGATCGCGTCGAGGTCAGGCGAGCCGATGTGCGGGAGTTTTCCTGCTCGGAACTGTTCGACATCGTCACGATGCACAACAACATCTACTACTTCGCGGCGGACGAACGCACCGAGCTGCTCGCGCGCGTGCGGTCGCTGCTGAAACCCGATGGGCGACTTCTGCTCACCAGCGCGTGCAAGGGCGGAAATCTCAGCACCGAAGTGCTGGGTCTGTGGTTCGAGTTCGCCGACTTCGGCGGCCCGCTGCCCGATTCCGCCGAACTGGCCCAGCAGTTCGAGGACGCGGGCTTCGTCGATGTCGAGGTGCGCCGCCTGATTCCCGGTGAGCAGTTCTGCTCGTTCGTCGGCCGCAATCCGTCCTCATCGAACACCGACGCCGAGGAGCGCCTGTCATGA